CGGCGTGTGGACGGGGTAGAGCCGAGCGAGCGGGACCCGGGGCCGAAACCTGGACACGTCTACGTCGAGCTGGTGGGCGGCCCCCTGGACGGCATGCTGCTCGACGTCACCGGGTGGGAGCCCCAGGAAGTGGTGGACGGGGCGGTGTTGATGTCGGAGCACGGCGCGTTCGGGCCGTCCGGCCGGTCCGGCTATGAGCCGGCCGAAGCGGACCCCGGCGCCGGTGGTGTCGGCCGGTTCGTGTGGCGGGGCGACGTCCCGTAGTCGTGGGGAGTTTCGGGTAGCCCGCGCGCCGACTGTGGCGTGCGCGGGTGAGGCTCGATGCTCCCTGCTCGCCGTCGCATGCTGCCGTCGTTCCATGACTGCCAGGCTCCGTGAACCGGTTCACGGAGCCGTGACGTGGAGCGGCAGTGGTGGGGAGGTCGGAGCGAGCAGCTCGGGTTGTTCGGCGGGTGTGCCCGTCACCGGCCTGAACCGGAGCTGCGTCGCCGGAGTGGAGGGTGGGCGTAGGCGTCCGTAAGGTGCCTTGCGGAGCCGTCACGGGTAACGCCGGCCCGGGGAAAGCGGTGGGGCCGTGCGCGGCTGAGGTGGCCTTAGCGGGTTTGGTGCGATCGTAGGTGCGATCGCACTTGATGACCTGGTCCGCTTGATACGAGGCCTGTCGGGCTGCGAAGGTGGCGGGTGGGGAGGGGGAATTTACCGTTGGTGAATTCCCTATGGGTGCTGTCCGGCGGCCCTCGACGTGCGTGATGCGCGGGTACCCGCCGCTGGGTGCGGCGGGCCCCCTCACTGGACCGGTCGTCGGCTCCGTTTAGCGGACGGAGCCGGCGGCCTTCTCCAATAGCGCCAGCAGGTAGTAGGCGAACGCGGCTGGGTAGGCCCAGTCGTGGGCGAACCTGCGCGCGTGCCGGCCCCATGCCAGCGGTAGCGGATCTGCCCGGCGGTGACGTCCCATGGGACGCCTCCCCCCTTGTGCACGGCCCGATACGGCCGGGCTGCCGGAGCACCGGGTTTCCGGGCCCGCGGGACCCGGAAGGATCGACCCCCGGAAGGGGAAGGCGATCCGCCACGGCGGTAGTTCACCACATCGGCGCGTCCTCTCGGACTCATGCGATCGCAGCCCGTTCGGGGCTGGTAGCGGTGTGTAGCCGCCCTCCCCAACGGCGTCGCGGGTGGGAACGCACGCTCGCGCCGCGGGGGGCTCAGTCTCCGGGAGCTGTTAAACCCTACGACTACGGAAAGTTAACAATGTGGCGTACATCACAGACCGTGACTGGAGGTGATTTCTGCTTTCCCCCCGGTCACCGGAGGATGGGTCCTCGCGGGGGCCTCTAAGCCCTATCCGCTGCGTAACCACCGCCAGTGGTTTGCGCATCGTCGCGCGCTGCATTCGGCAGTGGGGGCGAGCTTCGGAGGAGCGCGTGGCAGCCGCTCTCGCCGCATTGGGGTCGTCGGCCGGGCCGGCCCGTGCGGGACGGAGCGGCTCGCGTAGCCGTCGCTCCGAGGCCGGCCCCCGTCCTTGCCCCGCGCCGGGGCTTGTCGGGCTCAAGGCCTGCTAGTCGATTGATGGGTTCGATCTGGCCGCGACCTGGGCAGGCGTGTCCATCCGCCCCCGCTGTCCCGGCGTGGATGCCGAGCCGGAGACCGCCATCCCGCCCACTACACGACCGTGATACTGCCCGATGGCGGTTCATCTCATCGGTTGCGGGCGAGAGTTGGAGCAGTTGAGATGACAAAATCGAACTGACGTGCAATGATCGCAAAGGTTTCAAAAATCTGACCTGATGTGAGGTACGGTTTATGAAACCTAGTCAGGGAGGTTGTCTATGGCCGGCATTGAAGCCATGCAGCTCGACGCGCGACTCGCACAGTTAGGGGTGACCAAGCAGATCTTCGAGGATGCTCTGGGGTGGGCGGCCAGTCAGGCGAAGATGTCCACTGAGTTCGATGCTCCGTCCATGCCGGGCATTACGTTCTGGAGCAGGGCAAACCGCTACCTTGCGGAACACCTCACGGATCGCAAGAACGAGTCGCCCCCGTGGAAGTACACCCGAAGGGACAGCATCCTGCGCGTGGTCCACCCGGCCGCTACCCACGCGATCACTGCGATCAGTGGGGCCGGCGGGGTCGGGGACCTTGAGCGGCCCGTGCGCTCGAAGAACCCGAAGGGGCGCGCGATGGCGGTGATCGTGGAGAACAACGCCAAGTTCGAACGGCGCACCGGCCAAGGCGTCCTGCTGTCACGTGATGACATGGAGTTCGGCGGTGAGCTGGACGAGATGCCTCTGTGGTTCCTTCTGTACGAGCGCACTGCGGCGGGTCTGGCTGCTGAGCTCTCCCTTCCTGTGAAGATGGAAGGGAAGTACGTGAACGAGTGGAGTGTGCGTCTTCCGCTGTTCACCCTTCCTGACCCCGGAGTCAACATCGAGATTCTCGATGCCCCGGACGACGACAACGGCGTGCACATTCCGGTGCAGTTCACCGGCTGATCCAAAGAAAACGGGAGTTGAGGAAAGTGTTCACCCCCGAGAGGCTTGTACTGGCTCGAAAAAGGCGGCGCATGACGCTTGCTGCGCTGGCCCGTGAATCCGGGATCTCCGCTCAGAGCATCACCGCGTTCGAGAACTCCAGGAAAGTCCCATCGGAGGAGACGCTTTCCTCACTCGCCTATAGCCTCGGTTTTCCCATCGGTTTTTTCCGTGCCGAGCCGGCGCCCGACGTAGTGGTTGGAGCCGTCAGCTTCCGAGCCCCCAGCAAGATGAGCGCAGTCGAGCGGGACAGCGCGCTGAGCTGCGGTGCCATCGCAGTGACCCTGAACCAGTGGCTCGAAGCCCACTTCGCGCTTCCTCGCCCCGACGTGCCAGCCTACGGTGGCATGGACCCGGAAGCCGCGGCCGAGCAGGTACGCGCAGACTGGGGTCTGGGGGAAGCGCCCGCGCCCAACACGGTCCACCTCTTGGAAGCACACGGAGTGCGCATCTTTTCGTTGGCTCCCGACTGCCTCGACATCGACGCGTTCTCCACGACCAAGCAGGGCGTGCCCTACATCCTCCTGAACACCCGCAAGAGCAGCGAGCGCGGCCGATTCGACGTCGCCCACGAGCTGGGCCACCTCGTCCTACACAGCGGCCCAGAGAGCCCCTCAGGGCCGACCGCAGAAGCCGAAGCCGACGCCTTCGCTTCCGCCTTCCTCATGCCGAAGGCTGGCATCCTCGCCCAGCAGCTCGACCAGCCCAGCGTGGAGCGAATCTTGAGCGCCAAGCGTCGATGGGGAGTATCTGCCATGGCCCTTGCTTACCGGTTGCGCACCCTGGGGCAGCTCTCCGAGTGGAAATACCATCAGACGGCCAAACAGCTCTCGCAAATGGGATACCGCAGAGGTGAGCCCGGTTCCAGCCTTGTCAGGGAAAGCAGTCAGATTCTCACTAAGGTATTCGAAGCGCTCCGAGCGGCACACATGAGCCACTTCGACGTTGCAAAAGCCATGAATATCCGCCCCGACGAACTCAATGATTTCGTCTTTGGCCTGGCCCCCATTGGCGTTAACGGGGGTAAAAGCACGACGGAACCTGTCCGTCCAGCGCTACAACTCGTAAAATAGATTGACTGAGGGTGTCGTTGGTCAGTGAATCTGCGCAGTAGGCACGTTTCTGACCTGGGGATGTGCAGGTTGACTGAGCGAGTTGGGGGCTGTGCTGGCTCACTGAATCTGCTCAGAGTCTGGGCATGATAGCTGTCTGACCTGCGGTGTTTCTGGGACCGGGCCTGGTTGCGCAGGTCATTTGGTTGCTGCGCAGTTTCACTGGTCCTTGGTATGTGGCCAGGGGGTGTCGCTGCGCTTGGGTGGGGCCTGGGGTGAGTTGCGTCGGTTCTCAGTGAAACCAGGTGTGTCTCGTCCGTTCCCTGACGTGGATCGTCAGGCACGATGGCGCCTCGGGAGAAGCGTCGAAGGTGGCAGCTGTGGGGT
The sequence above is a segment of the Streptomyces sp. NBC_00539 genome. Coding sequences within it:
- a CDS encoding helix-turn-helix domain-containing protein, translating into MFTPERLVLARKRRRMTLAALARESGISAQSITAFENSRKVPSEETLSSLAYSLGFPIGFFRAEPAPDVVVGAVSFRAPSKMSAVERDSALSCGAIAVTLNQWLEAHFALPRPDVPAYGGMDPEAAAEQVRADWGLGEAPAPNTVHLLEAHGVRIFSLAPDCLDIDAFSTTKQGVPYILLNTRKSSERGRFDVAHELGHLVLHSGPESPSGPTAEAEADAFASAFLMPKAGILAQQLDQPSVERILSAKRRWGVSAMALAYRLRTLGQLSEWKYHQTAKQLSQMGYRRGEPGSSLVRESSQILTKVFEALRAAHMSHFDVAKAMNIRPDELNDFVFGLAPIGVNGGKSTTEPVRPALQLVK